The stretch of DNA atatacatttaattccaggcaggatcagaaccataaaatcattacaattatcattgttattacatacattaattaacgtttcgtctaacatctagacatgtaataatatagccctaaatatttaagtacagacaaattttcattagtaaataaccaaacaaattttgcctcatttgaaaGATGTATAAAGTTAGGACAAATACAGTTTATCTCCTTGCAAAATATCTCCCTATCATTTTTGTATGCTGGACAACTAGTTATGACAGTACCAAGAATGAAAGTATGTAGaaattttgttcttaaaaaacacatttatcattatttgctgCAATTGCAATGAAAAATAAGCTTTAAATTTTATCCAGATCTTTTTAAATAGCTGAAAATTGAAACAGGACAGACAAAATGATGTATGACTATCAATAAATGCTCTTGTATGACATGAGTAAGATTGCAACACTCAAAACAAGTTTGAATTATGGAGTATGGTGGCGTAACTCTTACTGCTCTAGAGTTATGTCCAGTTATAActggaaaaattgctgatttttttgtttttgtcctttaacttaagtttgcctcaaccaaatattatgaaactttatataaaatgttgttcATCTTCAGCCAGATTTAGAGTACACTTCTTACAAAGCCTTTGGttaatttattatattaatatttgttaacagttatatataattttcacctgtatttactgttgtttttgaaatcatgtaaaataaggttaatatCATAATTAATAGTATTAGATATACTATAATcatatttaagataataatatCAATAAcgaaaaactgcaaaatttcctaaaaattactaattcaggggcagcaacctaccAACAGATTATCTGAAATGTTCAGGACAGATAATTCTAAACCAGACGAACCTTTTCAACTCCAtgtcaaatttgctttaaatgcttttgtttcagagatataaaccaaaaactgtgttttacctctatgttctattctATATACCCATGTCCacccatgttggttggcaggcagggtgaacggacacattttcaaaactaaataccctaaagATGATTGAGTTTGGTTAAATGTGTCTCAGTAGATTTAGAGGGGAacgtttttgtaaaagattacaaaaattgatgaaaattgtaaaaaattgactataaagggctataactccttaaagggtcaatttAACTCCTgacaaatttgctctaaatgctttagttttagaaatgtaagcaaaaactgcatttaaactCTACGTTTTATTTATAGCCAGGTTGGTTTGCAGGCAGGGTCTTCAggcatatttttaaaactagatacacTAATTTATGCTGATGGTGGCCAagtttggcccattagtttcaaaggagaagatttttgtaaaagttaatagaCAACGACTGACgacagatgccaagtgatgagaaaacctCACTGTTAAAAATAAGGATAGGATTAAGAGTTTTGAGTTAACCAATAGGCAGGATCATGAGCAACTTTGCAAATAAAAATGGCAGGAccaaaaagagtgaaaaataaaaagacaagacAGAGATAtaactaaaacaagaatgtgtccgtagtacacagatgccccactcatactatcattttctatgttaagtggtctgtgaaattgggataaaatctctaatttggcatttaatttagaaaggtcatatcatagggaacaaatcaaatcaaatcaaatcaaatcattttattggtgtaaaatccaaatattggattgttaccaagacaaacatgacaatcattacaaacatataatatctaaatttaaacaacattcaTATTCTTATAAGACTATATATTCAAATGTTTTGGAGGAGGTGATACCTTTGCAAATTTGAAAGTACAAGTACAAACAATCATATtaatgcaattgttataaaatatatcattacaagtactataagaaaatataaaagtCACATAATTTTTTTACATCCACTAGATTTTCTTATCAGCTAGGCTGTTCCTTAATACATATAAGTCATTAACTCCCTTGACAATAACAtgcatactaagtttcaagttgattggacctgagactactataacacagatATTGGTCACTCTCGATTTCCCTATTAAACCGGCTACACTCAAAAAAGCTAGCTGCGTTAATTTAACATAGTTTCGTATTTTACCGTTAGCAGACGACATGTAATTGTTCAATTAAAAAGGAATAATACAAagcaaaatattattttcaatgctGTCATTATTATTCCtattattatatgaatattattATGATTATCCTACTTTAAtgattattatattataatagtttataataataaatgtattttaatagtttttcataataaacatgttttaaaagtttttaaaataagctgagactactataacacagagattgtgttatagtagtctcaggtactaagtttcaagttgattggacttaaaaaaaactaccttgaccaaaaactttaaccttaagtgggacagacggacgaacgaacggacggacgaatggacccacagactagaaaacataatgcccctttactatcgtaggtggggcataaaaatgcaggatgtgccgAATTGTCTTTGGATCAGGTGCCGAATTGACAAGTTGCCTATCTGGTCAAACCAAGAATTGTAACTGCTAACTCTAAATTAGCACGACGTTAgtggaaaaaaaataacattgatgtTCCCCACATGACGCATGTAAATTTCTTtaccatattataaaaaaaatacaagttgacGACTGACGTGAGGGAAAATATGCCGGATGCaccaagtattaaaaaaaaaccctgacCAAACACGGTCAAGATTGACATGAATCCGAATTGTTACACAGAACGGCTATTTTTAGACATGACTTTTGTTATGGTTTGTGTAGACTTAAAATAGATCACAAATTATTCAGGAACGGTTTAGATACAATATTTCACCACGGTTCGGGTTGAAAATTTATGTTACCAGCCGTTTAAACAAGATCAAGAATAAAATATTATCAGACTGTACAGACTCAGAGTGAGACAGTATAAAACCAAGGAATCCTGGAAACTCAGTGAATAgctttttgttgtattttttttaccaGGAATTTTTGAACTGTTGCATATTTGTGCACATAAAGTTTTACTGTCGAAGGATGGCAAACTCATTGCTTGATTCACTCAAGTcatttgacaaaacaaaattgaaacaaaCAGACACTAAAATTACAACCACTGAAGGACTACAGATAGTCGAGAAAAGGGATTCTCACGGACGGATAATACACGAGCTGGTTGGAGGGAGAACATACGGCTTTGTTGCATCAATAGTAGATGATTTACAAGTTGGAGAAGTTTTATCCGATCATTTAATTATTGGTAAGTTTTAATGCTTGTATCCATTTGTTTGTGTGTACTTTGTTGTTTATAGATATAAAGTTATTTTCTTCATCATTTATTTTCTTCATCATTTCCACTGATCATTTCACTCTGTTCGTTCGTACTATGAAAAAAGATATTTTCTGATCTtactaaaataaacaacaaacaagaaAATGGGTTTTGTGGGCGTTACAAAGattcaataattttataaaattaacaaatgactaacaaaaacaataaagatCATCATACATATGTATCAATGTCaacatgttttataattacaCAAGTATCAAGCGTACTAAGCTACTACTAAAAGGAGGGGGGAGGGAGGAAAAGCTAACGCATTAATCAAACAGACCCATACAAATTCCTTATATACCCTCACCCGGAAACGCTCCTTCAAAAACATAACCCGGGAAAAAATACCAAGTAAGGAAAACCCCCTTTATGACATAACGGAACGCAAAGAAATAGATTGacgtgtggtatgagtgccaatgagacaactctccatcctagtcacactttgtaaaagtaaaccattataggtcaaattacggccttcaacacggagcattggctcacaacgaacagccaGCTATTAAAGGACCCaacaaataaaacatgttctTATATGACTTATTATAGAACTAtagtaaacttttttttgtagGATCACAGGATGTAGCCCATGACTTATCATTGTTGGAAAAGTTCAAAGTTACCCATATACTGAACCTAGCTTCTTATGTGCAAAATAAATACCCagacaaaatcaaatataaaaccaTTAAAATTAATGATCTTCCAGAAGTGCAAATTCTTCCCTATTTTGATCAAGCATTCGAGTTTATTGATGAAGGTGTGAGAGACGGATGTGTATTGGTTCATTGTAACGCTGGTGTTTCTAGGTGTTCCACGGTAATTATTGGCTATCTGATGAAAACCCATCACATGAGTTTAACTGAGGCTTACAATTTAGTAAAAGAAAAGAGACCTGCTATCCGTCCTAATGATGGATTCAGGGTTCAGTTGAAGACTTATGAGGAGAAACTGAAGATGGATCGAAAGTCGTAATAGTATCTTTATCCATTGAATAAATGGAATACCAATAGGTCGGACGTTTCCATCCAATAAATGGAGTTCCAACAGCAGTGATATAGAAAATGCCAATTTATGATGAAAAAACttattttgaaaatacatttataataaaatgaattaaTCACTATTTACAAttctaaattttctttaataaTTCGTCCAAATCttccaaatatgaaaaattaagagATTACCACCGTATGTGAATTGATTTCTAGGGAGACAACGATCAATCAGAGACCGAAGGACAATGATGAAACAGCTATTGGTCGTCGTACGGCTTCAACAGTGAGTAACCACATACCTTAAAGTCAGGTATAAAACATTCCGACATGACAAAATGGGAAACATTTGTAATGGTAAAACCAAATATggcagacagcaaccaacgaACCACTGAACTAAGGAACATATGCACATAAAGATGTTGCGTTTTTATTAACCACACACGaacccctaacctgggacaacaACATAAGAACTGCAAACTATACTGAATGATCAGAGTGAAAGGGTATTTGCCTCATTAAATCGACAATAAgcacacaaaaaaaatgaaaataagaacatTTCAAAAAACACAAAGTGCAGATCTAAGAGCATTCACAGTTACTGAAACAATCCAACTTGAACCAATAAATAAACCCCGTTTTCCGAGAATAAATTACCAATCAATACATATCCAACGGAAAAGTGCAAAGACTTCATAAGCaactagtcttataatataagACTTCGTAGGTTCATATCGTTTgcattcaacgtttttttttaaacggaatatttttttcaactactagtatcATGAATGCTGAACCaccaacattgatagtcaaacaATATCCGAGAAAAAACAACCGTTGAATGCAAATGATATGAACCTacgaatagatataggaagatgtggtatgagtgccaatgagacagctctccatccaagtcacaatttataaaagtaaaccattataggtaaaggtacggtcttcaacatggaacctaggctcacaccaaacagcaagttataaagggccccaaaattactagtgtaaaacccttcaaacgggaaaaccaacggtctaatctatataaaaatcgtgaaaaacttatgaaccacataaacagacaacaaccgctgaacatcaaattcctgacttgggacacgtgcaaacaattgcagttaCGAAGTCTATATAGGACTACATAAGCAACTAGTCTACTAGTTTAGTATGAGAACAGCATGACCTgatgttattttttcaattattataaCCAAAATTATTGTTAGccatgtataaaacaatgatattgagatcttggaccaattttttttattgattttcttttgAGTATACAGTGTAAGTACCCGGTATATAAAAGAATTGATAAGTCTATTGGATTTTACATAATTCACTTAGCACCATGACCAACAAATTAGGTGATAATATCGTGTTTGTAATAATATTTCTGCATTCTGACTGCAGCCAAACTTTCAAGTTTGTGGTGACTAAACCCTGaccttatagtttaccagttaatCATAGATAATGTTATTCAAATGTTAAACGTCACTTCAGACACGTTCATAGCCAGGGGCGTGTCCAGGATATTTGAAAGGGGGGGGGGCGTAGAATAAAATATTtgcgaggcgaaaatttttttggaccttttttggcttaaaaacataaaataatagagAATTGCACTAATGTAACGGTTCCTGACTtggagcatgtatattttatagttaaagtGTCAGGGTGTGACATTTTTTATGCCGAGTTTTCTTCATTAATTGTCTATGGTATATTAAAATGATTGGATGGATCTTAACAGCAGTAGACCAATAACGAGAAATTCTAAACTCAAGGGTATAAGGAGTAACTTAAGGTTCAttataaccttttggctaaaatggccgtatttacaccccaaattttactctgagtacagactaacctatacacctgcaacagttttaagggatggcaggaactagatatataaattttaaatgcattttatgtttcagaaaattataaacttttctagattttgctatccatttttttccgttcctgcagaaggtgcaaaaattaactaagtagtgaaaacgattgagaagctcccctcatataatcaatgttgtgagtagtattgatttaaatggacaatagatggacaatagacacctgtaaacaataggtgatttaacaggtttaaactgtgtaactgagtggaccgtatcaaatgaaactcgggtgtttgtttattttgctatcttctgcagactggaaaaaaatgaacatcaaaatccaggtaagtttataattttctgaaacgtagacttcatataacttttatatatctagttcctgccatgccttaaaactttcctggatgtaccagtttgtctgtactcatagtaattttggaggtgtaaacacggccatatttttcaattccttatgatgaaccttaacatTTCAATACCTAGGCCAGGATTTTATGAACGATTTTAAGGTCTTTTGACGTTTTGTTTTTGACATCGACATCTTTGCGAATTCTTTATCACATCAACAACAATGGATACTAATCGCAGAGTCGAACACGCCGGACTCCGAGAAACGAAATTTTACGGTTGATGATGACCCATCAAATTGGGGAATCcgtataaaaagaaatcagagtATGTGTTTAATTAATGAATATGATAAATTGCCATCATTCAATACAATACTAGCAGATTAtaacgtaatttttttttttttttttttttttaaagggggggCGAACGCCCATTACGCCCTTACCTGGACCCGCCCCTGATAGCGAACGAGTTGGAAAATATTTATGAATGGACCTAAAGGAACACCAATacccaaaaaaagaaaattattaaaaggaaAATCGTCTATTTACCCTTATGAAATTTAATATGTTGCTGCAGCATTGCCGCAGCGTTGCGGCTTTAAAGCTGCAACCTAATCAGGTTGCCAGAGGATTGTTGTCGGAGTAGTGCCGGATGATGCTGCTAGCGGCATTGTTCTGGCATCATTGCGACACTAATTCCTTTCAAAATTAATGAGCACCACAATATAGCCAGAAAATTTGATGATGTCATTTCCAGCGTTTTTAGCTATTCCCTGTACTAGTGTGTTAGAAATCCACCATGTTGCTTGTGATTATAATTGTATTGAAGAATTTGGTGTTCTAGCTGGGTTTTTTTGGAAGATTTGAAGACTTGTAAGTAAACTCATATCAAGTAATTGCATGTATAGAAAAGATCAATCTTGCATTGTGTATTTCAATAACATGGCCTCATCTGAGTTCACTATACATGTATCGGTGAagtttgtgttggttttttttttgcagcaGTTTAATTGCATACTTGTAGTTTGGTAAATAACACAATATTATTTGCTAAACTTAGGGCacattaaaaattttcatttttttttttatgcagatACCGCTGACATTTCTTTTATGTGCCTGTGCTTACAAATTTATAATGCATGAATGCATGTCATATATATGCATTGACAACTTGTTTTTGCCGgcaaaatacattttatacaaaacaCGGCCTATTCGCATGTTTTGTCACTAAAATGATGCAAGAATATAGCCGTATTAGCGCCGCGACAGCGCCACAATCATAATGCcagaaaactaatttgcatacgaaTTACGCTTTAGCCGCATCAGTGCCGCAACATGATGCCAGAATATTGCCGCAACGGTGCCAGAATATAGCCGCAATTATGGTGCcagaaaactaatttgcatacgatATATGCTATCGCTGCATCGAAGCCGCAACAGTTTGCAGCAACAAAGCCGCAGCATAGCCATACTGCTGCCGCAACTATGTGCCAGAGGGCTTATATTTCCATAAGGGTAGTCGTAAACTTTGATATAGTTTCCAATTAGAAACAGAACTTGAAAATGACAATTAAGCTGTCAATTGATCGTGAATAATTGAGGTCTTACCTTTCcgtattgtaaaatatttaaaagcctTATTAATCACAGGCACTTGCCTTAGAATTTTTTCCCCTAAACACCTTCACTGGGgcaaagctgatgaccgtaactgcattcacggtcatcccaagatgtcggatgacaaattaggtcagtttctgtattgtctgttaaagtgtttctatgtcattttctttacaaatcatacattgaaacgacgtaaatttataaaagaatcactcggaaatcacaagttactaccgagaaatgtgcatgaaatgggaaattcgatttgaaaaaaaatcgttacactggcggatctagaaattttcataagtgggggcccactgactgcgctaagagggggcccgctccagtcacgcttcagtgattccctatataagcaaccaatttttttcccaaaaagggggggcccgggccccctgggcccccctctaaatccgcctctgcgtTAAGATgacgtaaatcataatcaaaatattttcaagatgaccgtaacatataacaaggatgaccgtgattggtaaaaagatgaccgtaacttgtaaaggatgaccgtaatttgtaaaggctgactgtaatttataatGGACGACCGTCAATTTTAAGAAATATCCGTacttgtattcaaagctttttgttgagtttgtcgatctcaataggggctcggtaAGGGGATattaatatgtttcataaatttctttttttaaactactgGCTGTATTTTGGGTTTATGataatgatagtaaattgcatgccatatttctcgtaaacaatgaaacatttattgataacgacattaaaattttaatacaaattgacagcgatacgacgaaaatttgaagaaacatgaatgtgtccctagtacacggatgcctcatctacactatcattttctatgtttagtggaccgtgaaaatgggataaaactgtaatttggcattagaattaaaaagatcataccataggaaaaatgtgtactaagtttcaagttaattaaacctgaagctggacaaacggacaaacgaacagacgaacggacgaacgcacgcacagaccagaaaaaacataatgtttgttatattaaaattttgtctttggcaatgaattgccaaagacaaaattttaatataacatgttcataaatggagcataaaaacaTTACTAATGCATATGAATAttcggtaatcgagcccatgtgtatggttccagaggaagcagattaataaaatcttaatttgtcttgatattatatgcaggcggaaacccagttgaaatagaacaaaagaatcgtagctctttgttagagaaggcgataaatgtttactgtaatgtttactatagtatcaaaattttaaaagttattagaaacaaataaaacgacaattttcttctcaattacaaatgtttaattttaaaaacaccatttgcataagttttcaatttatctattacatagtcatgcagaacaataagatatcaagtcgatgACTTTGGtactataagttggatgtagaaaatgcataacacatcaatctattagttcagaaatttgcgtgtctgcccttccattatgtgaatcaagaaaaaattcccaaaaatacgtaacaattgtatcgaaaagagaaaatcgagtgcacctttttatgttagggcgtgtttgatgTGTATATGTTGTCTTTAAACTGtgacgtacaaagcaagagtatttaatatagcatctcgcttcagattctataatttttatatatgaaagcTACTGTACagtttgactttataacgtaaaaaattacagtacgaaaagatgaaatatatgggtcaagtggaCTACCTATCTaggccgagttcacttgaaactctcgAGTTAACTTTACTAAATCGAGTTTCAACAAAACGATTTAACTTGAACCACTCGAGTTAACCCCTCGTACCCTTGTTCCAACCCTCACCGAGCCAGGGTAAAAATCGAGAAACTCTTGAATGACGTCAAACCaatgagaatattttattttttatgcttggtcAGGGCCTTACCCTAGAGTTACTTAATGAGTTGTTCCGAATATCAACcagtcaggagtctacttcgtcaaaattatctccccattacgccatttcattttcacaatcgtagaaatggaagccattgtagggatgacgcgctaccaatattgctcttggaaaccgataaatttatccacattgcaccattacgatccttataagtcagttgtattttaaaagacaaatgtatcaactagctaatgagcatcagttaataatcttgtcttcattgattcaacttaaaactattgtctgatcggttgtcaggtagaattttcgaaaattcataaacatttaaaaaaaattctaattaaatatttcgtggaagggcagactagatttttttagcttatgaagactataaaccctagtaatcacacacaaaaaattagaatttttcgaagatatgcattttcatcatccaacttgaaagactgtcgtcaagtactttcagtaaaaaatagctattcgaacacaccttctctgtttttgtgactcattagataggtatttcacttgacccatatatttcatcttttagtactgtgatttttttgtgttataaagtcaacctatAGCTTTAATAtgtaaaaatgatagaatctgaagcgagacgatgtatgaaatattcttattttgtacgatatcaagacaaaatactcaactcaaacgcgccctaacataaaaaggtgcactcgattttctcttttcgatacaattgttacccatgttttggatttttttcttcagtcacataatggaagggcagacacgaaaattactgaactaatagattgatatgttttccgtccgtggtaattttttcataaaaatcggaggttatgcattttctttatccaacttgaaagatacccatgtcgtcgacttgatatctaattgttctgcttaactatgtactagataaattgaaaacttatgcaaatggtgtttttaaaataaaacacctcgtaattgagaagaaaattgcaattttgtttgtttctatttacttttttaaattttgtcactatagtaaacagtacagtaaacatttatcgccttctctacaaagagcttcgattcttttgttctatttcaacctggtttccgactgcaACTCTTGTGCGTTCACGTAAAAATCTATTACTGAACTCTGAAGTCGATTgtagagtttcaagtgaactcggccctatgaatcacaaaaacagagtaggtgtattcga from Mytilus galloprovincialis chromosome 2, xbMytGall1.hap1.1, whole genome shotgun sequence encodes:
- the LOC143064893 gene encoding dual specificity protein phosphatase 19-like, with the protein product MANSLLDSLKSFDKTKLKQTDTKITTTEGLQIVEKRDSHGRIIHELVGGRTYGFVASIVDDLQVGEVLSDHLIIGSQDVAHDLSLLEKFKVTHILNLASYVQNKYPDKIKYKTIKINDLPEVQILPYFDQAFEFIDEGVRDGCVLVHCNAGVSRCSTVIIGYLMKTHHMSLTEAYNLVKEKRPAIRPNDGFRVQLKTYEEKLKMDRKS